The genomic window TTAATTCTTTCAGTTTTTCTTTCTGTCCCACTCCAAAATGCTGTTCCTCATCAACAATTACCAATCCCAGATTTTTGAACTTTATGCTTTTAGCGAGTAAAGCGTGAGTGCCAATAACAATATCAACCTTGCCTTCAGCTAGTTTTTCCTTCGTATCTTTTTGTTCTTTAGCCGAAACCATACGTGATAGCTGGCGAACAGTTACATCAAAACCAGAAAAACGCTCTCTAAAATTACGAAAATGTTGGCGGGCTAGCAACGTAGTTGGACAAATAACCGCCACCTGCGTTTTTTGCTCTTCATTGCACGCTGTAACAAAAGCCGCTCTGAGCGCTACCTCCGTTTTTCCAAAACCAACATCGCCACATACCAGCCTGTCCATCGGTTTTCCGGATCTTAAATCATCTATTACTTCTGCTATCGCTCGTGCCTGATCATCTGTTTCTACGTATGGAAAACCAGAACAAAAACTATCATAAGCATTTACTGAAGCGTCAAATATCTTACCTTTTTTAATAAGCCTCTTTGCAGCGATACTAAGCAGAGCCTCAGCGGCTATTTTTATTCTCTGTTTTAATTTCGCTTTGCGGTTCTGCCATGACGCGCCGCCAAGCTTATCAAGATTTATTCCTTCATCATCAAGCCCAAATTTAGAGATTATCTCAATGTTCTCAACCGGCAGAAACAGCTTGTCATCCCCAGCGTAAACCAGCTTCAGGCAGTCATGCACCGCGCCTGACGCTTCTATGGCGACTAGCCCTTCAAACCTACCAATCCCATGTTCTTTATGGACAATTAGATCGCCTTCATTAAAATTAGAGGCTTCACTCATAAATACTTCAGAGCTTTTCTTCTTCCTCGCTTTTCTGACTATCCGGTCACCGAAAATATCCTGTTCACTGAAAATATAAAATTTTTCAGTCTCAAAACCTTTTTCTATAGGTAAAACACACAGCCCAATCGTTTTGCCTTTTATATTTTTTTTGCTCTTCCACTCATCAAGGCGCACGGTATGGAAATCGTTTTCCATTAACAATGTTTGCACACGCTCTCTTGAACCGGATGACATGCAGGCGATAATTACCGGTTTTCCTTGTGCTTGCTGCCTTTCTAATTGATGAAATGGAGTGTTATCCACCTGTCCTTGCGTGAAACGAAGAACAGGACGAAGTTCTAATGATATATTGTTTTTGTCTGATTCTTTAGAAATATTGTTGTCATTGCCGTTTATGATAACGTTTGAATCAAACGAGCTAAAATTCAGGTGATTGCGAATTGAGAGTAGTTTATTAAGTGCGTCCTTCATTATAAATAATTGCGCTGGAGGCGGTGGGTTATATTTATCTTCTCCCGCGAAATTATTTTTTCTACTTATGCTATCCGCTGTTTTCCTCGCCTCGTAATAATCTATTATCGTTTCGCTTCGTTCTTCTATAGCGGTCTTTACGTCATCATCTGATATAATTAGGCTATCTTTGCAGTAATCAAAAATAGTCTGGGTGTTTTCATAAAATAAAGGAAGCCAGTGTTCCATACCGCTATACGTCATGCCTTCCGATATAGCGTCATATAGCGGGTCTTTGCCGCTTACCGCTCCGAACAACTCACGATAATTATTACGGAATCTCGCGATATTTTCCTCATTTAGCAAAACCTCACTTATTGGGTAAATATCAATTCCAGCAACTGAGTCGCTGCTTATCTGAGTCATAGGGTCAAATAACCGTATTTCCTCAACCTCATCACCAAACATGTCAATACGTATTCCTTGCTCCATGCCAGAGGGAATAATATCAATAATCCCGCCACGAAAGGCGAACTCACCGGTTTCCATTGCTTTGCCACTACGGCGGTATCCGTATTTGATAAGAGAATTGCTGAGTTCACTTTGATTTAAGTTGTTTCCCTTATGAATAGAAAAATGGGCAGACACAACCATATCGGCAGGCGGTAATTTTTGTAGCGCGGCGTTCACGCTTATCAATAACACTCTTTTTGTTGGTTTATCTTTACTATTATTTCTGTTTGCCAGATGGTTTAATATTTTTATCTGCTTTGCCATCACTACATTTTTAGGTGACACCCGATCGTAAGGCATACAGTCCCACGCTGGAAATACTAATATCTCGGTATCAGGAGCAAAAAACCGGATAGAACTTTCCATAGTCTCCAGTTCACGGTCATTGGTGGTAATATACAGAATGTCACTGGTGGCGGGAAGAGGGGATACATCTCCATTTAACAAACGGGCGATGACCATTCCTCTTGCGCTTGTGGGAGTTGAAGACAGATTAGCTGATAATATATTATTCATGCAGGGCGTTATAAACATCTATAAAGACTGTTGCAACAGATGAGTTTTATATGTCTGCAAACAGGCTATAGAAAGTTAGCCTCTGCCTTTCTTTTTCTGAGTTTTGGCAAGTAGTTCTGGATGTTCGCTTGCTATAACTTCACAAGCTTCTTTTACTGAAGATTTTATTTCTTCTAATTTGCCATGATTTTTAACTCAACCACTACCGACGACAGTCGGTAGTGGTTGAGTACCTTCACTTTGTTCAATAATCCCTTCTTCTAAAATTTCGAGTAATTGTGTTGATTGCTCTCTGAGTGTATTATTAGATGATAATTCCTCATCACTTAGATAATTATTGGCAACGCTTATCGTTGCGCCAGAAAGAGAAGATAACCCCTCATTCGCGGTAAAATAATCATGGTAACTCCAGTCTTCTGGCGGTTCTTTTGTTATAGCAGGCATTTTATTTCTCCCATGTCCTAAGAAATTCTCTGGCTTTCTCGTCCGGCTCCGGAATATTATCGCGATAAATTATCTTACCGTAACTTTCTGGGTTTCTGTGACGCTTGCCTAAAAAATCCTCTTTCATTTTCTTATATCCATCCATATCGCAACGTATGTAGCAAAAAAAAGACTCTCCCAGCAAATTTTTCCCGTAATAGGTAACGACGCTCTCGCCGCTACCAAACTTTACTTTTTCCGCGAAATTTATATGACTCATATGTCTTTATGGTTCTTGTTTAGTTTTTCTTGTTATTTTATGCTTTTTGTTGAGCTCCAGCAATTCTTTGGTTTATTTTCGGAGGTCTAGTCGGAATTGAACGCTCTTCAAATTCTTTCTTAATTCCAGCAACTTTGACCATTCTATCCTCCGCGTCGGCAATTTCTGTTTGTGCGTCCTTTACAACATTTTTACTTGTTAACATAGAATGAACTATATCCGGATTAGAAGCGACATTTTCTGTAATCAAACGAAAAACACGGTTATCTCCTTCCGTCTCATAGAGTTTATCTTTATAGAATTTATCTTTAGGTATGCTAATTTTATGACGTTTATGAGAAATAAAATAATAAACGTCGCTATCCAGTAATTTTTCTAACATTTTAATCTGTTTTTTCTCTATAGCGACTTTTACCATCTTAAAAGGTAATTCTAAATCATTATCACTAGTAGCTAACTGATAAATAGCTGAACTTTCTTTTTCACCACGATCGGTGAATGCCGATATGAAATCAATATTTCCGGTTTTTATGGCCTCCAAAAGAGAATTTTCTAGTCCGATTATATCACTATAATTATAATTATTTTCAATAGTATTAGGTGACCGCATACATGGAGAGAAAGCATCATGCTCGCCACCAAATAAACTACTTGCATTTAAATCTTGTTGCCTAACAACTGTACCAGTTGTAGAACTAGCGGTATACGTATATTTTTCTTCTAAGAAATTTTTCAAAGCTTCTGGGATGGTGCCACTTTTAGCAGCCGCAGACAAATCTTCCAGCAATTGTTTGCCGAAATTACTTTTAATGTAGTGTATTTGTTCGCCCATGTTCGCGCCATCAGCCGGAACACCAGCTTTCCTATCCTCCTTGTCCCTCATATAACTTTCCTTTTGTTGCAAATTCAGAACCGGTAAATTCTAACTATTTATTAACTATTGTCAATGGGTTTTGTGTCCGTGCTCTCTGAGCCTTTCAAGGATTGGGCGGTACGAATTATCGGTCGGAGGCATCTTTTCTATCAGCCAATCCCAGATGTCCGCGTCGTTTTCATCCAGTAGCTTCTCGTAAATATCTATTTCATTATCACCCATATCTGCCAGATGCTCATCAGCGAAACCACCTAATATTAGGTCTGTTTCCTTCCAGCCACGATGCCAACTGCGATAGCGCAGGCGTTTTATTCTAGTCTCTCTATCCATTTGTCTATATAATACAATATGATATTTAGTTAATATTTTATTTATCTTAATAAACTAAGCTAATACAGCGGATTGTACTAGAAATATATGTAAGAACAAGGTTCATTTTTATGATGAATGATTATAGTGGTGATAGCGCGGTAATTACTATCTGTCAGAATAGCAGAGCGAAGACCGTAACCATAAGCGCTGTGAATGAGATAGCGACAAATATAATAGGTTTTAATGAGCTTGAGCTTATTGGAAGAAAACTCACTGAGATATTGCCGCCACGTATTAAAACTTTACTTGATGAATATGTGGAATATGATTCCGAGATTAATGATGTAGGAACTGTATTAAGCAAAGTTCAGAGCTTCAGTGTAATCGGAAAAAATGATAAAGAAAAAGCTTATCGCCTTAAAGTAGTGCGCACCCAATCACTCGGAAATTCAATATATTTTCTGCTTATATTGCAAGATAGTTTAGGCGCAAGAAAAAATGAAGCCTTGAGAAAAACAATTCGAGAAAATTTTAGAGGTCATGAATCTTTAGATATAGATACAGATCTTCCAGATCGGGAGTCATTGATAAAAGATATAAATATCATGAAAAGATATGCTGGAAGCAACAATATATTCTCATGCTTCGCGGTGTTACAGATAGATCGCTATAATGAATTACTTACGAATAATGGCAATAAAACCTGTAATGAGATTATGAAATATATAGCGAAGCTTGCAAGACGCAGCGTACGTCCAGATGATGTAGTCGGTCACGCTGGAGATGGTCGTATTGGTATATTACTAGTTGACATAGCTAAAGGTTCCGAAAGAATGGTACTTAATCGTTTGCGCTGGCAAGTAGCATCTAACCCGTATATTGGTGATGAAAAAGAAACTATAGGTATCAGTATTACTATATCATTCGCTAATATAAGTGATGATTCGAACGGCAATGAACTAATTAAAAAATGTGAACATAGCTTGGATAATCTTGGTGATAACGCGCACAATACCCTTATAGAGTCAGCCGCCTAACTATATTCCTTAATATTTATTGACTAATTTTTGTAATATATTATCCTAAGCCAAATAGTCAATAACATCTCTACCATAATCTTATGTCTGATATATATGATAGTAATAGAGAAAGAACAACACGACCAACCCGTGCAGGAGGAAATGTGGAAAGAAAAACAGGAAAAGAAATAGCGGAGGAAACTGTCGCGGAATCCTTAAGAAGATCAAACGAAGGGAGAGGATTACCATCTGACGCTTCCGCTCAAGATTTAGTTGATGATATAATGAGGGAATATAACATTAAGTTACATGAAAAATTTCCAGAACTAGAAAATGGCGGAAACCCAAACTCCTCATTACCAAATAAAGGTGGACAAATAGAAAGATAATTCTATACACTTTACTTGCCGATGACTTTTAGCTAATTAAAATAGTCTAACGCAACCAATCAATAGTATCTTTATGGTCGGCCATAAAATCGCCAACATCTCTCATGATTAAATCAAGTTCGCCATTTGGTTTTTCTAAAGCACAGGTAAGAGCCTCTGACTTTAAGCTGAGTCTACACCAGCTACCATTATTACGTTGACAGGCGATAGCTTTATAATTTTTTGATATATTCTTACTATTAAGTTCAAATTTCTCACTAAAATTCCGACAAATAGACTTTGATTTACTGATATATGGCTTACCAACATATATCTCACCACTTGCCAGTGAGCTATTCCATTTATGAGATTTATCAACTCCTACATAATCCATAACATAGTTAAATATTTTATTATAGTAGGCTAGTTGTTCTCCAGTGAGATAGCTACGCGGACTTTCGCTATCATTACTAGCAAAAGAAGGTTTGCAAACAATCACACTTATTATAAATAACAACAGATATTTCATAAAAACATCACTTACTATCTATTTTATCCTTAAGAGCAAAAAGTATATTATCCAGTTTTCCTGATGATTTTTTTATGCCGAAATCATCAACTTTCT from Rickettsiales bacterium includes these protein-coding regions:
- the mfd gene encoding transcription-repair coupling factor, coding for MNNILSANLSSTPTSARGMVIARLLNGDVSPLPATSDILYITTNDRELETMESSIRFFAPDTEILVFPAWDCMPYDRVSPKNVVMAKQIKILNHLANRNNSKDKPTKRVLLISVNAALQKLPPADMVVSAHFSIHKGNNLNQSELSNSLIKYGYRRSGKAMETGEFAFRGGIIDIIPSGMEQGIRIDMFGDEVEEIRLFDPMTQISSDSVAGIDIYPISEVLLNEENIARFRNNYRELFGAVSGKDPLYDAISEGMTYSGMEHWLPLFYENTQTIFDYCKDSLIISDDDVKTAIEERSETIIDYYEARKTADSISRKNNFAGEDKYNPPPPAQLFIMKDALNKLLSIRNHLNFSSFDSNVIINGNDNNISKESDKNNISLELRPVLRFTQGQVDNTPFHQLERQQAQGKPVIIACMSSGSRERVQTLLMENDFHTVRLDEWKSKKNIKGKTIGLCVLPIEKGFETEKFYIFSEQDIFGDRIVRKARKKKSSEVFMSEASNFNEGDLIVHKEHGIGRFEGLVAIEASGAVHDCLKLVYAGDDKLFLPVENIEIISKFGLDDEGINLDKLGGASWQNRKAKLKQRIKIAAEALLSIAAKRLIKKGKIFDASVNAYDSFCSGFPYVETDDQARAIAEVIDDLRSGKPMDRLVCGDVGFGKTEVALRAAFVTACNEEQKTQVAVICPTTLLARQHFRNFRERFSGFDVTVRQLSRMVSAKEQKDTKEKLAEGKVDIVIGTHALLAKSIKFKNLGLVIVDEEQHFGVGQKEKLKELKSEVHVLTLSATPIPRTLQMALTGVRDLSLITTPPIDRLAIRSFVMPFDLVIIREAIMREMHRAGRCFVVTPRIKYIAELKLKITELVPEARIVVAHGGLPASELDQIMNDFYDGKYDILISTAIIESGLDIPEANTIIVHNAHLFGLAQLYQMRGRVGRGKIRAYAYFMLPHHRELTKNSTKRLEVMQTLDTLGAGFSLASHDMDIRGFGNLVGEEQSGHIKEVGIELYQQMLEETVAALRAENQKNVENGDGEQDFTPVINLGISVLIPESYIDDLSLRLGLYRRAAGMQSDEEIEEFTAELIDRFGDVPEEVRHLITTLKLKLLCKKAGIERIDTGAKGAVISFYNNYVSNPEALIRHIELNPRRLKLRGDQKLVFTHEWKGIEDKIVSIRALLIEIINLF
- a CDS encoding succinate dehydrogenase assembly factor 2: MDRETRIKRLRYRSWHRGWKETDLILGGFADEHLADMGDNEIDIYEKLLDENDADIWDWLIEKMPPTDNSYRPILERLREHGHKTH
- a CDS encoding GGDEF domain-containing protein encodes the protein MMNDYSGDSAVITICQNSRAKTVTISAVNEIATNIIGFNELELIGRKLTEILPPRIKTLLDEYVEYDSEINDVGTVLSKVQSFSVIGKNDKEKAYRLKVVRTQSLGNSIYFLLILQDSLGARKNEALRKTIRENFRGHESLDIDTDLPDRESLIKDINIMKRYAGSNNIFSCFAVLQIDRYNELLTNNGNKTCNEIMKYIAKLARRSVRPDDVVGHAGDGRIGILLVDIAKGSERMVLNRLRWQVASNPYIGDEKETIGISITISFANISDDSNGNELIKKCEHSLDNLGDNAHNTLIESAA